The genome window TCTTTTCCTTTTTTCTCCAAAGTGGTTCAATGCCCATGCCAGAAAAGGCACAGTTAATACAAAAATCAGGAATAATTTCCAATCTCTGTAAATCAGAACTGCACATATACCAATAATAGTAAAGGCTTCCGTTATCATATTAGTAGCGATGCGAGATACTATTTCTCCAAATTTTTCTATATCTGAAACAGCCCTTCCGATTAAATCACCAGGTGTGTATCTTCTGAAAACTGATGGGGAAGCATTTAGAATTTTTTCATATATTCTAAATCTTAAATCCCGGGAAGCTTTGTATATAACGAGAGGCATACCGTAATCTTTCACAATAAATCCAACCTGTTTTAAAAGAGCAAGTATAATCAAAACAACTATCACAAATGTTAACTTTTCATAGCTTTTTGCTATAAAAACATCATCAACCACATTTTTTATGATATAGGCAAGTCCTGTTAAGGCTACAGACTCAAAGAGTGACCCACTTATTGCAAGAAATTTTAGTTTTAGATAGGGTTTGTAAACTTGCAAAATAAATTTAAGATATTTATTCATCAGTATCCTTTTATCCTATCCTGCTTTAATTTAATAAAATCTTCCAGCACATATATATGTATAGTTCGGTATTTCCAGCCACGATAAATAATATCATAAGTGTAATGGGCTTTGACCCTTTTAAAAGACTGTCTTACTTTTTTGGGCAATCCCCAGCGGGAAACATAAACACCTGTATATCCTTTCCCTTCAAACTGCTTTAGACCCGGCCATAAATCAAACTGGTTCATACGTCTATTTATTACTACTGTATATATTCTTGGATGTCCTTCCATATAGAACCACAGTTCTGAGGCTATATGATAGCTTTCAGAGAATACAAAATATTTATCAGTTTGGAGATTTTTTGTGATTTGAGAAACTTTTTTACCCAGACCCTCCCAGCCTACAAGTCTGTGTAGAGGGTCTATCTTAGGTGGATAAATTTTGCTTAATCCTATTTTGTCTATATAAAATGGATAAAAAAGTGTAAAAATCATCCATACAGACAGCACAAATCCTGCTATAAAAGATTTGAACCATTTTTTCGTATAAATAAAATAGGCAGTTAGAATATAAAGAGTTGCATACCCAAATGCTGGCCAGTTGGCTTCAACATTCTTTTTCCTGGCTATATAAAGAAAAACAAGAAACACAAAAACAGGGAATATCCATAAATAAAAGATTTTGTAGTCTTTTCTTAGCTTAAATCCTTTATAAACTGCATAGGCAAAAAATGGAAATAAAAATACAGAGTTTAAACCTATCTGGGAAGCTATATAGTTACCGATATATTCTATAGATTTACCAAAGGATACACTCTTTTTAGCACCTTCCAGATTTAAAACATGCTTGAATGTTACAAAATCATGCTGAAAATTCCACCAGATAACAGGGATTGTAAATGTAGAGGCAATCAAAATGGAGATATAAAACCATTTTTCCCTAAATATTTCCCTTTTATAAAAAAAGAGATAAATCAAGGCAGCAGGAAGAAACAAAACCACAAGGAATTTAGACAAAAATGCAAAACCGGCAGATATGCCTGTTAGTATCCATAAAACAGGCTTATTTTCCTCTGTAGCTTTAAAAAATAGATAAATTGTCAAGAGCCAGAAAAGTGCAAGAGGTGCATCTGTCAGGAATATATAACTACCTATCTGATAAACAGGAATAGCAACTATAAAAACAGATGAGAAAAATGCCAGATTTTCATCTTTGAATAATTCTTTTGTAAAGAGATAAACAAGAATTCCAATTAAAAATCCAATTAAAATAGCGTTTATCCTAACTCCAAGCTCTGTGTCCCCCAAAATTGAGGTTGAAATAAAATTCATATAGGCAATCAATGGAGGCTTTGAGTAATAGCATAAATCCAGATTTTTAGACCATACCCAGTATTGTGCTTCCTCTGTAGCAAGGTCGGTGATATTCAGAATGGTATAAAAAACCTTAAGTATAGCTATAAAAAGATGAACTGCTATAACTCTGTATATCATTTTACCCGTTGATAGAGAATAATTTTTTCATCTTTAATATAAAATTCCCCCAGAATATCCTCCTTCAGTCTTTTTTTACAACTGATAAAATATTTCCAATCAGGTTTCAATTTTTCAGTAGTTATAAGACTGTGTGTCCAGATATCCAGATAGAAGATTAGACCTTTATGTTTTTCACAGTCCGAAACTATATAATTGTAATACCTTTTATCCAGTTTATAGAAAATAGAAGAACTTACTTTATAGTAAAAACCTTTTTTAGAAGTTTCATATGGAAAATAAAATAGTCCTAAAAGTATCCTGATAGAAAAAGTAAAAAAAGCAATAAACACAATAAGCTTAAAACCCTTTTTAAGACTAAGATTTCTTCTCAGGATATCAACTATATATATAGCAACCAGCGGTAGAAGAGGTAATATGTATCTACCTCTGGCACCTGCAGATATCCAGTAAGGAATATAATTTATGAAAAATATTAATACTAAAGGTAGTATAGGTTTATCAGGTATTAGAAAAGTTCGTATATTCCTAAAGTTCTTCAAAAGAAGTATTATGACGACACCGCTCATAAGTAATGTTTGTTTTATATTCAAAATTGGATATGAAATCAGGTGTGTTATAAATTTGAATATATCCTTGGATTTTTCCACTCTTCCAAAACTTTCTGACCATAATGTATGTAAATAAATTTCAGGATTAGGAAGATTGTATATCCATATAAATATAGGTATGAAAGAAATTATCAATGAAAAAAGTATTCCTTTTAGAAAAAAAACATCAATTTTTCTGTTTACAATAAAGTAATAAAGTAGCAGAGCAATAGAGGTTGCTCCAAAAAAAACATATGACGGGAAACCTTTGAGTAAAAAGGCTAAGGACATAGAAAATCCAGAAATTGCAAAAAATACATAACTTCTCTCTCTAAAGGATAGATAAAGAGCAAGGATTTGTAAAAGAACAAAAAATGTTAAGGTCATATCAATTTCTATCAAAAATCCATACCAGAACAGAACATCTATAAAAGAAAGAAATACAAGAGAAGATAGTAAAGCAAAAAGATGGGATTTATATATATAAATAAATGAAAATGAATACAAAAGTATGAGAACCAATATAGTAGAAAAAATAGAAACAAATCTTCCTGTAAATTTACTCCATCCCCACAAATAAGAAGACCCTTCTATCAGCCAGTTAATCAAAGGAGGTTTACGATAATAATTTTCCCCAAGATAAGTAGGTTGTGCCCATTTTCCCTGATAAAACATTTCATAGGACATAACTAAACGGGTAGGTTCTTCTCCTCTAAATCGGTAATCCTTAGCTCCTATAAAAAGAGAAATAATCCCATAAAAAATCAGTAAAACTACTATAATAACTCTTGAACCTTTTCTATCACCATCTGCGGTTTTATATCCATCAAGCATTTATAATCTCCTCTTTTACATTGGTGGGTAGCACAGTATTTGCAATCCATAGGTAAATCTACAAAATTCAATTTTGGATAATCAGGAGGTGCCCATATAGGATATCCCCCAATAATCACTGTAGCAGATTTTCTTAATCCAATTGCCAGATGGTAGGGTAAGCTCTCAACAGAAATTAAATGTCGTGAAAACTTTATCAACCCTCCAAACTTTCTTATGTCAGAAGAAAAATACAGTAAGGCCTTTTTATCCAAACGGTAATTTATATTTTCTATATATTCTCTATCAGAGGGATGTGCTGTAAGTATAACCTTATATTTAAAATCATTCTGCAATATATTTGTAATTTCTACAACCAGATTTTCAGGGATATCTTTTGTTTTCCACAAAGCTTTAGGAGCTATCAAGATATAACTGTTAGCAGCTACGGAATTTTTTTCAAGGAAATCTTTAACTTCTTTTTCAATTTCTTCCCTTACATGATATATTGGAAGAGCTTTTTGTATATAATTTTCCACAGGGATATCAAGTTTTTTTAACAAAAAAATTCTATCCCAAAAAACATATCCACTTTTTATAAAATCAACATAATCAGTATAAACAAGAGGTAAAAGATACTCTTCTGATTTTTTTTTCTTAATAAAAATCTTTCTTTCTGCTCTGGCAAATATCATTCTGTAATATGCGTTCCCTATAGCCCATGTGTCAAATATGAAATCAAATTTATATTTGCGTAAATTTATAATATCCCGTAATAAATTCCCTGTGTGAAGAATAAAACTATCAATCCAAGGATTATCCTGTATCATATTAATAACTGAGGAATTTCCATAAAAAGATATATGACAATCCTTTATATTTTCTTTGATTATGTCTGCCAAAGCTGAAGTGAAAAAAGCATCTCCCAGAGATACAGGCTGAAACAAGAGAATTTTTTTCAAAATTAAATTCCCCCGTAGATTTCCTCTAAAACCTCTTTAGCACCAGCGTTAAGTAGTTTTTCTGCAAGGGTTTTGCCTATTTCTTCCGCATTTTCAGGATTTCCTTCAAGGCTATCTTTGAAAATCCTATTTCCTTCAAGGTCTGACACAAAGCCTGTTATTTTCAGCTTTCCATTTTTCATCTCGCTATAAGCAGCAAGGGGAACCTGACATCCACCTTCAAGGGTTTTTAGAAATGCCCTTTCGGCTTTTGCTCTTAGCTCACTTTCCTTATGGTTCAGGACAGAAATAATTCGTTTAGTCTCCTCATCATCTAATCTTGCCTCTATCCCTAAAAATCCCTGTGCAACGGCAGGTATCATATAGTCAGGCTCAAAAACCTGCTTAACTTTGTTCTCAAGTTCAAGTCTCTTTAATCCTGCATAAGCAAGGATTATTCCATCATACTGACCTTCTTCAAGTTTTCTTATCCTTGTATCCACATTTCCACGAAGGTCTTTTATAATGAGGTCTTTTCTTTTTTCTAAAATCTGGGCTTTTCTCCTGAGGGAGCTTGTTCCAAGCACAGCTCCAGAAGGCATTTCATCAAGAGAGCTGTATTTTACCGATAAGAATGCATCTCTTGGGTCTTCCCTTTCAGTTATTGCAACAAGACCAAGTCCTTCAGGAAAGTACGTAGGAACATCCTTTAGAGAGTGAACAGCAATATCTATCTCATTTCTTAGCATTGCTTCCTCTATTTCTTTAACAAACAGACCTTTACCTCCAACCTTTGCCAGTGGAACATCAAGTATCTTGTCTCCTTTAGTGGTAATTTTCACCAGCTCTACATCAAGGTCAGGAAAATGTTTTTTTAGCTGAGAAGCAACATAATTTGCCTGCCATAGAGCGAGTTTACTTTTTCTGGTGCCAATTCTGATTTTCAATATCCATCCCCATAATAAGTTTTTAATCATTATAGCTTTTATGTATAATCTCAGGCAAATCTTATCATCAAGTTTTGAAAAGTATATTATTATTAATTTTTAAAATGTAAATTAATAATAGTCAGAAGTTATAAAGGGGGGATGGGTGCTAATATTATGAGAAATAATATAAAATGCCCTAATTGCAACTCTTCAAACTGTGTAAAAAACGGTAAAGTAAACGGCAGACAGACTTACTTATGTAAAGAATGTTATTCAAGATTTTTAATTAAAAGAAATAAAAAAAGATATCCTCAAAGTGTAAAAAAAGAAGCGATTAAGTTGTATAAAGAGGGTAAGACTTTAACAGAGATTGCCAACATATTAAATATTAAAGTTCAGACTATTCATTACTGGATTAAAAAATCATCAAATTTGGAAAAATAATTGACATTAAATTTAAGGAAAGTTAAATTTTAAAGTGAAGAAATATAATAATTGATTATTAACTTTGAATAAGATTAAATAATTCCCCTGGGGGAGTTAATAATAATTTCAAAAGGGAGGTATTAGTCATGAAAAAATTAGTAATTGCAAGTCTTACAGCTGCAGTAATTCCATTTGCTGCTATGGCGGCTGGAACAGCTACTGATGATTTTACAATCACAGCAGAAGTTAACCCTTATTGTGAAGTAACAACTGGAGCAAGTGATATTTCAGTTACTTACAATCCTTATGATGATACTGATGTTACTGCTACAACTACAACACAATTTAATTGTGTAAAAGGAACAGGTTATTCTATAACTGTAACTGCACCAGCAGCTTTAACAGGTCAAAACAATGGAGACCTTTTACCTATTACTGTTTCTCCTACATCTGGTTCTGGAACCGACGCGGATGGTATGGCGAGTACAGAAAGTTTTGATATGACAGTAACAATAGGAGCTGGAGTTGATGTATCCGTTGATACATACACAGGAACTGTAACAGTAGATATCAACTACTAAAAACAAAAAAATTAAAAAAGGGGTGGTATACGTCTGCCCCTTTTTAATACGAGGTGGGGACAATGAAGAAGAAAATAATAGCTGCAGCTTTAGGGGTAGGGGTTATATGGAATGTAGCAGTTGCCACCGGAACAGCAACAGATGATTATACAATAACAGCGACAGTTTCGCCTTATTGTGAGATACTCTCTTTATCTGATGTGACATTATCCTATAACCCTTATACACCTCCGGTAACATCAGAAACTACAGCATTCTCTTTTAAGTGTGTAAAAGGAACAAACTTTACAATATCAGCTACAAGTGCTAATGGAGGATATCTTGTAAAAACAGATGACCCTACAGAAAGAATATCTTATTCGTTGGGAGTTTTAGTTCAATATTCGTCTGTATCTGCATATAGTCCGGATGTATTTGTTACTGATTTAAGTGCAACTTCACAGACTAAGGAACCACCATCAGTAGCTTTGAGATTTACAAATATAGCATCAGGTCAAAATGTAAGCATAGGTACTTATACAGATACTGTGACATTACAAATAAGTTATTAAAAAATAATTAAGGAAAGGAGGGTGTGGATTTAATGAAATATATGGGAAGAAATTTTCTCATCCTCCTTTCTTTTTTTCTTATTTTTTGGGGAAATTCTTTAGCTGTAGATTTTTCTATTCAACCTATAAGAATATATATGTCTGCCAAAAAAAATAC of Persephonella sp. IF05-L8 contains these proteins:
- a CDS encoding glycosyltransferase family 39 protein — protein: MIYRVIAVHLFIAILKVFYTILNITDLATEEAQYWVWSKNLDLCYYSKPPLIAYMNFISTSILGDTELGVRINAILIGFLIGILVYLFTKELFKDENLAFFSSVFIVAIPVYQIGSYIFLTDAPLALFWLLTIYLFFKATEENKPVLWILTGISAGFAFLSKFLVVLFLPAALIYLFFYKREIFREKWFYISILIASTFTIPVIWWNFQHDFVTFKHVLNLEGAKKSVSFGKSIEYIGNYIASQIGLNSVFLFPFFAYAVYKGFKLRKDYKIFYLWIFPVFVFLVFLYIARKKNVEANWPAFGYATLYILTAYFIYTKKWFKSFIAGFVLSVWMIFTLFYPFYIDKIGLSKIYPPKIDPLHRLVGWEGLGKKVSQITKNLQTDKYFVFSESYHIASELWFYMEGHPRIYTVVINRRMNQFDLWPGLKQFEGKGYTGVYVSRWGLPKKVRQSFKRVKAHYTYDIIYRGWKYRTIHIYVLEDFIKLKQDRIKGY
- a CDS encoding glycosyltransferase family 9 protein, producing the protein MKKILLFQPVSLGDAFFTSALADIIKENIKDCHISFYGNSSVINMIQDNPWIDSFILHTGNLLRDIINLRKYKFDFIFDTWAIGNAYYRMIFARAERKIFIKKKKSEEYLLPLVYTDYVDFIKSGYVFWDRIFLLKKLDIPVENYIQKALPIYHVREEIEKEVKDFLEKNSVAANSYILIAPKALWKTKDIPENLVVEITNILQNDFKYKVILTAHPSDREYIENINYRLDKKALLYFSSDIRKFGGLIKFSRHLISVESLPYHLAIGLRKSATVIIGGYPIWAPPDYPKLNFVDLPMDCKYCATHQCKRGDYKCLMDIKPQMVIEKVQELL
- a CDS encoding spore coat protein U domain-containing protein, with amino-acid sequence MAAGTATDDFTITAEVNPYCEVTTGASDISVTYNPYDDTDVTATTTTQFNCVKGTGYSITVTAPAALTGQNNGDLLPITVSPTSGSGTDADGMASTESFDMTVTIGAGVDVSVDTYTGTVTVDINY
- a CDS encoding spore coat protein U domain-containing protein, encoding MKKKIIAAALGVGVIWNVAVATGTATDDYTITATVSPYCEILSLSDVTLSYNPYTPPVTSETTAFSFKCVKGTNFTISATSANGGYLVKTDDPTERISYSLGVLVQYSSVSAYSPDVFVTDLSATSQTKEPPSVALRFTNIASGQNVSIGTYTDTVTLQISY
- the hemC gene encoding hydroxymethylbilane synthase — encoded protein: MIKNLLWGWILKIRIGTRKSKLALWQANYVASQLKKHFPDLDVELVKITTKGDKILDVPLAKVGGKGLFVKEIEEAMLRNEIDIAVHSLKDVPTYFPEGLGLVAITEREDPRDAFLSVKYSSLDEMPSGAVLGTSSLRRKAQILEKRKDLIIKDLRGNVDTRIRKLEEGQYDGIILAYAGLKRLELENKVKQVFEPDYMIPAVAQGFLGIEARLDDEETKRIISVLNHKESELRAKAERAFLKTLEGGCQVPLAAYSEMKNGKLKITGFVSDLEGNRIFKDSLEGNPENAEEIGKTLAEKLLNAGAKEVLEEIYGGI
- a CDS encoding helix-turn-helix domain-containing protein, producing MRNNIKCPNCNSSNCVKNGKVNGRQTYLCKECYSRFLIKRNKKRYPQSVKKEAIKLYKEGKTLTEIANILNIKVQTIHYWIKKSSNLEK
- a CDS encoding glycosyltransferase family 39 protein, with product MLDGYKTADGDRKGSRVIIVVLLIFYGIISLFIGAKDYRFRGEEPTRLVMSYEMFYQGKWAQPTYLGENYYRKPPLINWLIEGSSYLWGWSKFTGRFVSIFSTILVLILLYSFSFIYIYKSHLFALLSSLVFLSFIDVLFWYGFLIEIDMTLTFFVLLQILALYLSFRERSYVFFAISGFSMSLAFLLKGFPSYVFFGATSIALLLYYFIVNRKIDVFFLKGILFSLIISFIPIFIWIYNLPNPEIYLHTLWSESFGRVEKSKDIFKFITHLISYPILNIKQTLLMSGVVIILLLKNFRNIRTFLIPDKPILPLVLIFFINYIPYWISAGARGRYILPLLPLVAIYIVDILRRNLSLKKGFKLIVFIAFFTFSIRILLGLFYFPYETSKKGFYYKVSSSIFYKLDKRYYNYIVSDCEKHKGLIFYLDIWTHSLITTEKLKPDWKYFISCKKRLKEDILGEFYIKDEKIILYQRVK